The DNA window TCGCCGCCCAATTGGCCGATACGGCGGAATCGATGAAACAACTGACCGTCGTCGCTGAAAATGAAAAATTCGTCAAAGATCATTACCGCAAAGGTTACCAATACATTCAAAAAGGTGATTTCCTGGCGGCGATCAATGAGTTTCAAACTGCACTCGAACGCGATCCGAATAACAAAGACATTCAAGCCTCCCTGACTGAAACGCGTTCATTGCTTGATAAACGTATCGGTTCTTTTATCGCCAAAGCTCGTGCCAGTGCGGCAGCCAACAATTTTGCCGAAGCGCTCAAGTTGCTCAGCGAAGCACGCGCGCTCGATCCGACCAACCAAAATGTCCAAAAAGAAATCGATTCGGAACTCAAACGGATCAGCACGCGCCTGACTTTCCTCGAAACCACTCGTACCGGTCTTGATGCTTATCAACGCGGTGAATACCAGGAAGCAATGGAATCATTTGAAAAAGCCTTGTTGCTCGACCCAAGCAACGAAACCGTTAAAGAATATCATAAGAAATCCATCGTTCGTGCGTTCGCTACTTTCAAAAATCTCGAAGGCAATACGGAAAAAATGTATTTACAGGGCGTCGATCTTTACGTAGAGGGAAAATATCAGCAAGCGATTATCTTGTGGCAACGGATCCTGGAAAACGATCCTTACAATAAACGCGTTCTTAATGCCATCGATAAAGCTGAGGAACAATTGCGCGCTCTGCAAAATCAACAAAACAATCAAAAGAAATAAAATTGCATTAAGTTCAAGCCATGCTTTTTAAAACTTCACACAAAGAAGAAATCAAAGTTCCGGCCGATATGAAATATCTCGGCGAACTCAGGGATTTCGTTGTAAAGATCGGCCGCAAAAACGGTTTCGAAGAAAAAGTCATCGGCTCACTAAAATTAGCCACCGACGAAGCCGTTACCAACATTATTCGTCACAGTTATCGCGACATGCCTGGTCAAGGCTATGTCACCATGCGTGCTATTGTAAAATCGTCCAGCCTTACGATCGTCGTTATCGATCAGGGTAAGACGTTTGATCCCCGCAACGCCAAAGCTCCGAACATGCAGGAATATATCAAGATCGGAAAAAAAGGCGGTCTTGGTATTTTTATGCTCCAGAAATTGATGGATGAGATTGACTACCACGTAACGACGGAAGGCAATGAATTACGGCTTGTCAAATATCGTAAACCGCAAGGCGCACGCGCCAAATCGGCCATCAAACAGATCAATCTCAAAAACCGTTACGCCATTATTTCATCGGCGGCGCTTACCCTATTTGTTATTGGCGGTTATATCTTATTCAATAAAGTTCAGTCGAGCAATCTTGAAAATGAAATGTTGAAGCGAATCAGGGCTATTTCCGCAACAATGTCTTCCTCGAGCGCCGACTACATGACCAATTTCAACGATCTGGCTATTTTCCAGATTGCGGAACAATTGAAAAAAGATAACAACAAATTTATTGCCGATATTTTTGTTGTCGATAATCAGAATCGAATTTTTGCGTCTTCCAACCGGTCCAGCCTGGGCCTTTATCAAGTCCCTGATGAGCACGCGTTGTACATGCTCGAAGAACCGGAACAGCAGCCTGAGTATGACTCTTTATCCAATAGGATTGCCAATCCTGCATTATTGCAAGCGGTCAATATATACCGCTATCAGTACAACGAAGTTCCGGTATACGATGTCGTAACGCCGGTTTATCGTGGTAATACGATTTCTGAAGCCAATTTATTAGGTTATTCGCACGTGATCGTCGCCGAGCAAACGCTTCAAGATGAAATGGCCGGCTTGAAACTCCTCGGCCTGGTATTGGCTATTCTCGTATTATTGCTCGGTTATAGCGGCATTGCTATCCTCGTTGCCCGTATCATCAGTCCGTTCCAAAAACTTACGGACTGGATCCGTAGCGCCGGTCATGAAACCGTTACCGATGATATGGATATTGATACATCGAACGAGGTCGGTGAAATTGCACAAGCTTTCAGCGATATGGCCCAAAAATTCCGCAAGGCACAGATCGGACTCGTTCAACAGAAGCAATTACAAAAAGAAATTCAAGTCGCGCAGGAAATTCAGCACATGCTCTTGCCGTTGTCTTTCCCGGAAGTGGAAGGCTACGATCTCGCGACGCATTATGAATCTGCAAAAGAAGTCGGCGGCGACTTATTTGATTTCGTTGTCGTAGATGACCATACGATTGGCATCGTTGTAGCCGACGTATCCGGCAAAGGCGTGCCGGGTTCGCTCGTAATGACGATGATCAGGACGGCGTTGCGCCTTGAAGCGCGTGGCAATAAAAATCCCGGTGAAGTGCTGGCTAAAGTTAATGACTTCGTAGTCGACGATATGAAAAAAGGTATGTTCGTCACTATGTTCTATATCATACTCGATTCACGAAACCGCGTTATTCACTACGCCAGCGCCGGTCACAATCCTATGATCTTGCATCGCGCATCAAGCAAACAAACTTATTACCTCAATCCGCGGGGATTTCCTGTCGGCATTTCTCTCCCCGACCGCAATCTGTTTGCACAATCGATTCAAACTGATACGATCAAATTGCGCGAAGACGATATTCTCGTTTGCTATACCGATGGTATCACAGAAGCCATGAATCCGCAGCGCGATTTATTTGGAGATGAACGTTTTCTCGAATCCATCCGTAAATTCGCCCCTCTCGACGCGAAACAATTCGTTGAAAGCATGCGCCAGGAAATTCTGATGTTTACGCAAGGCGCCCCACAAAACGATGACATTACATTCCTTGCTATTAAAGAAAACATGGCCGCTTCGGACGTTCTGTTTAAGATGCGTAAGAATCTGATCACTATGGTTGACGAAGGCATGAGCGTGAAAGAGGCGTGTGCTAAAGCGAATATTTCGACTTCGACGTATTATAAATATCGGAAGAAATATAATGAATTAGGCGACGAAGGTTTGAAAGTTCAGGAAGATTCATCCAATATAGAAGCGAAACATCTGAGCATAGAGCAACGTGCGAGAATTTTTGACGTTATCAGGAAGAACCCTGATTTCGGACCGAAAATGATCAGCAATACTTTAAATACCGAAGAATATGGATTTACCATATTATCCGAAAAACGTATTTACGACGAACTGATTCGCATGCGTCTTAATACAGCCGAAAAACGACAAGCCTTTGTTACACAACGTTCGAAATCCAAACGCCACTTCAAGATGCCCGGAACCCCTCTTGTTACCATGGATGGCGAAGTCATCAAAGCGGACAATCGAGATACCGGATCGATTGTGGACCGTATTATGCAAAGCAGAACCGCAACTCAAACGGAGACGCAGGAAGCTGATTCAACCAAAGAAACATCGGAAGTTGAAGAATAATTTACTCAATCGGTTTATGCGGTTTTCTATAAAATTTTCTTTCATCTTTACTGGTTTGTCGATCATTGGTATGACATCCTACGGTCAAAACCAGTCTTTATTTGAAGGCCGCCGCTCCCTCATCCTCTTAAAATCGACCGATCACAACGAACTGCTTCAAACCCGTGACATTGTCGAAAAATCCGGCGGACACATTACTCACCTATTTCCACCCAATATTTTACAAGGATATCTCACAGAAAAATCCGAGAAGGCATTGCAGAAAACGGGATGGGTTAAAACCATTACGAATCAATCGTTGCAGGCCAACGGAAAAGAATTTTCTGCCAATGAAAAACTCGCTATCACAACATGGAATTCAACGTTCGTCAAGACCCTCGTCACACGCGACGGTGAACCGAAAGGACAACAGGATCATAATACGGTAAAGGCGCCGGATCTCGAAAACACGAATAACAAATTTGTCCTTCGCGGGCAAAAGAATTTTTATCTGACCAGCGAATACATGATGGGTTCGGTTGCCGTAGGCGTTGTCTTCGTGGAATCTAACGGACAACTCGATAAAAAAACCGAAACATGGACGGAAGAAGACAAAGAAGACGCGCTCAATCAGATTTACAAAGGCTTGGATTGGTGGGCAGAAATCGGTGGATACAAAGCAGGCCTGTCGTGGACGTATGAGATTCAAAGCCTTAAAACCCAATATGAACCTATCAATCGAACCAAAGATGAGAGCATTCTTTGGATCAACGATTGCATCGGTCAACTTGGATATAAAAACGATGAAGATTACACTTTGAATCGTGAATATTCCAATGATCTTCGCGATAAATATCAAACCGATTGGGCCTATGTGATTTATGTAGTACCTGCAACCAATGATGATGACGGTTATTTTGCGGAAAAATCAGGAATTGCCTGGGCTTATCTCGGCGGACCATACATGGTTATTTCCAATCAATGCAACGGCTGGGGATTCAATCAGGTTTGGAAAGTAGTAGCTCACGAAACAGGCCATATATTTAATGCATTGGATGAATATAAAGGTTCGAGCGGATTAAATGATAAATCCGGACGTCTCAACGTAGTTAATGGTAACCATGAAGAAGGCGGAAAAAAAGATCCGTGCCTGATGAAAAGTAATGAACTGATTATCTGCGAATACACACTTGGGCAAATTGGCTGGATTGATGACAATGCAGACGGAACGTACGATTCGGATTATCTGAATATTTCTAAAAAATTTGATCCTGATCTGCTCAAAAAAGAATCACTGACTTTCAGCGGCGCAAAAACAGCTAAACTCAAAACATCTGTCCGGTACGCCGATGAAGATCGCATCTTATACACCGATGATTTTTCTCAAAAAAACGGTTGGTATGAAGACCAATATAATTTTGTAAAAGACAATGCCTACCACATGTACGATCCGGAATATGGCAATTCATCCTGGATCGAAAAGCCCTATACTGATTTTGATGCATCCGTAAAAACTTTATGGACTGACGGTTCCAGCGTCAGCGGATACGGGATAATGTTCAGGATATTTGGACCGAACGACGGTTACATTTTTTTTATTAACGGCGACGGACAATTTTGCGCCGGAAAATATTTATACGGCAATTGGAGTTATCTGCACGATTGGGCCCGATCCGACGCCATCAAGCTTAACAGTGAAAACACATTACGCGTACGAGGAGTTGGCAGCTCATTTTCTCTATTTATCAACGGCCGTGAAGTAGCTACGATCAATGATACCACGTTTACCAAAGGCAATATAGGTTTGGCCGTGTTACCGGAAGTTCATGTGACTTTCGATGACTTTTTAATCCTGAAGCCTTAAAAATACCTGTTGACTCTCAAATCGAATTTGAATAGTTTTTGCCTGTCTTATCTTGTTCTATCCCCAAATATTTTTGCAAAATTTTAAAAGAACGTTACGGTTTTAATTGCTGTACTTTACGGTGTTTGTATCAACCTAACTTAGGAGGATGAAGATGAAATCATCTTTGATGACAACGACTTTTCGAGCAGCCATAGCTGTAGCCATGGTTTGGCTCACAACTGAAGCGGCTTTCGCCGGTGGTTTCTCGATTTATGAACAAGGCGCCCGAGCAACGTCGCAGGCGGGAGCTTTCACGGCCCGGCCGTGGGATGCATCGGCTGCTTTTTACAATCCTGCCGGCCTTTCCATGTTTGGAACTGCAGGTCAATGGCGTATCTATGGCGGTATTACTCCGGTGCAATCATTGAGTAAGTTCCAAGGGCTCAGCCCCTCTCCTGGCGTTGGTACTCGTGACAAAGCCAAAGATCAAGTCTTTTTTCCGTTTCACTTTTACACCGTATATAATATTGACGAGAAAATGGCTGCGGCTATAGCTTTTACAGTTCCATTCGGATTAGGTACATTCTGGGACCAACCTGACTATAGCGGACGATTCCGTTCAATCAAAGCCGAAATTCAAACCGTTCACATTTCTCCTACTTTCTCGTATAAATTCAATGATAAATTCTCAGTCGGCGCAAGCATCGATTATGTATATTCAAAGGTAACTCTTAGAAGAAATAATGCTCAGACATTTTTTGACGGAACCAATACTATAGTTTATGATGTAGCTCAAGTCAATCTCAAAGGGACCAACGATCCTTCTTTCGGATGGCACTTAGGCGCATTTTATCAGGTCAATGAAAAATGGTCGGTTGGTGTCGATTACAAACATTTGTTGCATAACAAATACGATGGAACTGCAAAATTCAAACAAATTGTTACCGGCAATGCCGTCGTTGACAACACGGTTGCGACTACTTTGAACAGTGCGGCATTTGGCGGATTAAAACAGGACGGAAGTACCCAAGTCAATACTCCCAACAGTATTGCTATAGGCGTCGGATACAAACCCAATGAAAAATGGAATGTTGGATTAGATTTCGAATATGTCGGATGGAGTACTTTTAAGCAAGTTTATATTGAATTTCCTGACAATCATATCACGCCTTCTTCTCTTTTAGAAGAAAATTACGATAATACATGGCAAGTTCGTTTAGGAGGCGAATATTGGTTTACTGATAAATTTGCCGGGCGTTTAGGCTATATTTATGATAAAACCCCCGCCCCAACTGAAACTGTCAATCCGTTATTACCGGATGCTAACCGTAACGATCTTTCAATTGGTTTTGGTTATAAACTTTCCGAATCCATGCATATCGATGCCGCTTATATGGCCGTACTTTTCAAAGAACGCAGCACCAAGGGAAAAAATGTTGATGGATATGACGGTATCTATCAATCCCATGTTAACCTGTTCTCGTTGAGTTTCGGCTATTCATTCGGTGGTAAATAATTTGGATCAAACAAACTTTTTTGGAGGAAACATAAATGAAAACCAAATTTTTGAATAGGCTAATGATTGCAGGCAGCCTGTCTCTTTTGATCATTTACTCTGCCTGTACACCGGATTATCCCGGTGCACCAAGCGGTAATTTCAGCAATGGTACCGCCGACTTCACTAAATATGTCGCTATAGGAAACAGCTTAACAGCTGGTTATCAAAATGGCGGACTAAGAGCAACTTTCCAAACAAACAGTTATCCACGTATGATTGCTGGACAATTGGGCGTAGACATGACTTATAATCCATTTCCAGATTCAGGAACTGCCGGTTCGCTTTTTTTTGGTAATCCAAGTTTCTCCCCTACTACCGGTTCTCCTAACTTGATCGGATCTATTATCTCAACAACACCGACCAATTCTCTCCAACCAACACCGTATGAAAATTTGGGTGTGCCCGGTGCATTTTTGTATGACTTCTTAAATGCGACTAGCAATACAACTTGCTGGCAAGCTACTCGACTCGGAAGTACTTCAAACACTTTATTCAATGCGATTGTGCGCGGCAATACGCAATTTGCAAATCTTAAAGCGATGGCTGCAGCTGGTTCACCCGCTACGCTGATATCCTTTCACTTAGGCAATAATGATATTCTTGGCTATGCCACCAACGGCGCCGGTTTGAACGGTAATTTTCAGGCAATAGCGGGAGTTCCCCCATATACTCCTGTGAATTCAAGTGACCCGCTGGCAACTGCTCTCGGATATAATTTCTCGGACGGATATAGCCGGGCAATCGATAGCCTTTTGACATTGAATGCAGATCTGATAATCGCAAACATTCCGAATGTCACTTCGATACCGTTTTTTACAGCTGTTAATAAAGATTCAGTCACGGTTAATCTCAATCCTTTGACTAAAGCAAAGATATACACGACCGAAACGGATGTAAGGTACGTAACTTTAACCGCCAGCCGCTACATCGGAAGAACTGATTTCGGTGCCGGCGCACCAGCTCCTTATGGTTTACACCCGAGTAATGCTTTAGGTGGTCAATTCACATTGACCAATACGGAGGTAACGAATATTACAAATATCGTGAACGGCTACAATCAAGTAATTGCAACCGTTGCAGCCGCTCACAACATTCCCGTTGCTGATTTAAATTCATTTTTTAGCAACGTCGCGGCTGTATCCGGACCAACCGGTTCCGGTTATTCCATTGGAAGCGGGCTTCGTGTAAAAACCGATTTCATCAGCGGTGGATTGTTTAGCCTTGACGGTGTTCATCCCAGCACGCTTGGATATGCGGTTCTTGCTAACGAAATGATCAAAGCAATCAACGTACATTACAATAGTACGGTACCGGAAGTAGACTTAAACCAATTTATTGTGTATCCGTAATTTTTTTAAAAATAAAAACCCATTCTGACGATTGTTGGAATGGGTTTTTTTATGTACTCGTTTCTTTTATATTGACTTTTTATTTCCGCTTCGATATATTGAGCCGCATTTTTTGATTATACTTTCATTTTTATGCTGGTGTAGCTCAGCTGGTAGAGCAACTGACTTGTAATCAGTAGGTCGACGGTTCAATTCCGCCCACCAGCTCTGATGCACGATTTTTTTACATCCCGTTCTTTAAATTTTTTTTCGGGCAGTTGGCGGAGTGGTCAATCGCAACAGACTGTAAATCTGTCGGGCTATGCCCTACGGAGGTTCAAATCCTTCACTGCCCACTCAAGAAGCCTTACGAAAGTAAGGCTTTTTTAATTATGAGAAAATTATATTTACATCCATTCCTCTTTGTTCTTCCTTGGCTGCTCACGTTTATTGTATTTTGGCTCTATCCATTTGTTTTTTCACTTTATCTCAGTTTCACTGACTATAGTTTACTCAATACAGCATCGGCCAGATCAGTAGGCATAGCGCACTATGAAAAGCTTTTTTCTGATCCTTTGTTTTGGACAGCGTTGAAAAATACCATCATATTCTGCATTGTGACAATCCCATTTACTATTGCTTTCTCAGTCCTATTGGCCAATGCAATTCATTTGACCAAAACATTAAAATCGTTTATACGAACCTCCGTCTTTGTACCGTCCATAGTCTCAGTAACGGTCATTGCGCTGATATTTATTCAGTTTTATGCCCACGACGGTTATCTCAGCTTACTGGCGCAATTTCTGGGATTAGACGTTCAAAAACGCGGACTGCTACTCAATGACCAAACGGCTTTATTGAGTATAATGATGATGGACATTTTAGTGAGTACAGGTTATTATGCGGTTTTATTTCTGGCCGCCATTCAGAATATACCAGCCGATTTATTTGAAAATGCTGAACTCGCCGGAGCCAATGCCATTCAAAAATTCTGGCATATTACATTACCCCAGCTGAGGCCAATGATTCTGTTTGCGTTGGTCATTAATACCATTAAAAGTTTTCAGATTTTCACGGAAATTTTTATGATGACAAAAGGCGGACCACTGTACGCTACGACGACCATGATCTACAGAATATACGAACTGGGATTCAGAGATTTTCAGATGGGATATGCTTCGGCGATGGCTTATGTTTTACTTTTGATCATCGGAATTTTTGCGTGGCTTCAAATTCGATTATTAAAAGCAAAAGAAACGTCTTAGAGGATTTTCATTATTACGATTTTGTAACCCCAACTCATTAGCAACAAAAATAACATTCCATATTGTCCCCATTCCATATAGTCCGAACTCATCACTCCGGAAAAAGGGATTTTCTTCGCAATTGCCCATACGGCCAATATCGCCAAGCCATTCAACGTCAGAAATAACAAAGCGCCAAACGGCTGCACGATTACTGATGCTGAGAAATTGCCATGTGCAAAATAAGCAAAGGATGTCGTGAGCCCGCATGAAGGGCATGGATAGCCGGTTATTGTCAAAAACCCACACGGTGGAAGACCGAGTTGCTCATGCGTGCCATAACCAGTGGCTGACGGGGTTAAATAGTATGAGAGAAACATTATGATTAAAAATATACATAGGAAAATCGCATACGGTAGTGCAGAAAAGGCAAATGCTTCCGAATCATACGGAGCTACGTTGGAATTCATGTTAAGAATCTTTAACGGTATTTTTTAAATTTTCGAACGCAAGTTCAACGTCAAATTTTAAATCCATTACAAAATTCGGAATAGTTTTGAATTCATCAATCGACTCCATCACTTCTTTATGGTATTTCTCAATTGTATGAAATTTGATGCGTTTTCTTTTTTCAAGATCGTCAATCCGGTGATTCCAATCAATGATCTGCGAAGAATTTTCTTCGACGATCTTTCGTATTCGGGCAATCCGAGTTACTATCTTTTCTTTTACATCTTGCGGCGTTGCCGTATTGCGTAGCAGCCGCAACATAACTCGTAAGGACGTCTCTTCATCGGATACAACGTCGATAAAGATTTCATTCCGCAGGTTAGGAGGTAAGGCCTTGTCATTGAGAACTTCGATTAACTTATCTGAACTGACTTTCAGTAATATATGAATCGCTCGACGGCGTATCACCGGTACATTGCACAAAACCAGCCGTCCCAACATTTCGACCGCCACTTCTTCCTTCGTATCCGGATTTTTAGCTTCCTCTAAAATACCCCGAAGGTTCAATTCACTTAAAACATAACTGGCGTGCGTATTGCCTTGTTTGGCCATTTGCACCAAGATCGGCCGTGAAATTTTAGCATTTTTCAGCGCAACTACACTCACGCCTTGCTGAGAGCTTTCGCGTACAAGCTTTTCAAGCAGGGGTTCAATACGATTTTTTTCTTCCTCACTGAGATCAATTTTCTCTTCTGAATCTTCCAGAAAGAAATCCATTCCGACTCCTTATGCGTGGGGTTTAACGTTCAGCGTAAAGAAAAATGACGTCCCCTCGCCCACTTTGCTTTCCACTTCAATTTTTCCTTGATGCGCCTCAATAATGGATTTACAAATTGCGAGGCCCAATCCCGTACCGCCTCCCCCCGCGTGTTCATCGCTGGTAAACACACCGCCGGTCTTTTTATATTTTTCAAAAATA is part of the bacterium genome and encodes:
- a CDS encoding SpoIIE family protein phosphatase, translating into MLFKTSHKEEIKVPADMKYLGELRDFVVKIGRKNGFEEKVIGSLKLATDEAVTNIIRHSYRDMPGQGYVTMRAIVKSSSLTIVVIDQGKTFDPRNAKAPNMQEYIKIGKKGGLGIFMLQKLMDEIDYHVTTEGNELRLVKYRKPQGARAKSAIKQINLKNRYAIISSAALTLFVIGGYILFNKVQSSNLENEMLKRIRAISATMSSSSADYMTNFNDLAIFQIAEQLKKDNNKFIADIFVVDNQNRIFASSNRSSLGLYQVPDEHALYMLEEPEQQPEYDSLSNRIANPALLQAVNIYRYQYNEVPVYDVVTPVYRGNTISEANLLGYSHVIVAEQTLQDEMAGLKLLGLVLAILVLLLGYSGIAILVARIISPFQKLTDWIRSAGHETVTDDMDIDTSNEVGEIAQAFSDMAQKFRKAQIGLVQQKQLQKEIQVAQEIQHMLLPLSFPEVEGYDLATHYESAKEVGGDLFDFVVVDDHTIGIVVADVSGKGVPGSLVMTMIRTALRLEARGNKNPGEVLAKVNDFVVDDMKKGMFVTMFYIILDSRNRVIHYASAGHNPMILHRASSKQTYYLNPRGFPVGISLPDRNLFAQSIQTDTIKLREDDILVCYTDGITEAMNPQRDLFGDERFLESIRKFAPLDAKQFVESMRQEILMFTQGAPQNDDITFLAIKENMAASDVLFKMRKNLITMVDEGMSVKEACAKANISTSTYYKYRKKYNELGDEGLKVQEDSSNIEAKHLSIEQRARIFDVIRKNPDFGPKMISNTLNTEEYGFTILSEKRIYDELIRMRLNTAEKRQAFVTQRSKSKRHFKMPGTPLVTMDGEVIKADNRDTGSIVDRIMQSRTATQTETQEADSTKETSEVEE
- a CDS encoding sugar ABC transporter permease gives rise to the protein MRKLYLHPFLFVLPWLLTFIVFWLYPFVFSLYLSFTDYSLLNTASARSVGIAHYEKLFSDPLFWTALKNTIIFCIVTIPFTIAFSVLLANAIHLTKTLKSFIRTSVFVPSIVSVTVIALIFIQFYAHDGYLSLLAQFLGLDVQKRGLLLNDQTALLSIMMMDILVSTGYYAVLFLAAIQNIPADLFENAELAGANAIQKFWHITLPQLRPMILFALVINTIKSFQIFTEIFMMTKGGPLYATTTMIYRIYELGFRDFQMGYASAMAYVLLLIIGIFAWLQIRLLKAKETS
- a CDS encoding DUF2752 domain-containing protein, which codes for MNSNVAPYDSEAFAFSALPYAIFLCIFLIIMFLSYYLTPSATGYGTHEQLGLPPCGFLTITGYPCPSCGLTTSFAYFAHGNFSASVIVQPFGALLFLTLNGLAILAVWAIAKKIPFSGVMSSDYMEWGQYGMLFLLLMSWGYKIVIMKIL
- a CDS encoding outer membrane protein transport protein; this encodes MKSSLMTTTFRAAIAVAMVWLTTEAAFAGGFSIYEQGARATSQAGAFTARPWDASAAFYNPAGLSMFGTAGQWRIYGGITPVQSLSKFQGLSPSPGVGTRDKAKDQVFFPFHFYTVYNIDEKMAAAIAFTVPFGLGTFWDQPDYSGRFRSIKAEIQTVHISPTFSYKFNDKFSVGASIDYVYSKVTLRRNNAQTFFDGTNTIVYDVAQVNLKGTNDPSFGWHLGAFYQVNEKWSVGVDYKHLLHNKYDGTAKFKQIVTGNAVVDNTVATTLNSAAFGGLKQDGSTQVNTPNSIAIGVGYKPNEKWNVGLDFEYVGWSTFKQVYIEFPDNHITPSSLLEENYDNTWQVRLGGEYWFTDKFAGRLGYIYDKTPAPTETVNPLLPDANRNDLSIGFGYKLSESMHIDAAYMAVLFKERSTKGKNVDGYDGIYQSHVNLFSLSFGYSFGGK